The Lycium barbarum isolate Lr01 chromosome 10, ASM1917538v2, whole genome shotgun sequence genome includes a region encoding these proteins:
- the LOC132615384 gene encoding uncharacterized protein LOC132615384 isoform X2 — protein sequence MRTKSIVAAGFFLLLLILTASHGFQSDELVVDDEEFGLEGGIRSQSRSSNPNNVKPSSVQSTRKRSVPDSDSKIQFTLEHAFGDSDFSPAGTFTARLKSSSHGSQTQTLTKLRFSRNAFTGTEKEDFKKLLKGDDFYRIRVPSNVLNLPGREYVVSSVKADGVNILAVNYGSPGACQYPRQLKFPAKWSFNSHTVLKPTEQAPRTPVFSEAVIGGENVEGEEVQPPERSFWAKYWMYLIPLGLIVMNAMTQAMNMAEEQTSGQAGAQGQQAIGAQRAQSTVVRKR from the exons ATGAGAACCAAATCTATAGTTGCAGCGGGTTTCTTCCTGCTGCTGTTGATCCTTACGGCGTCGCATGGCTTCCAATCTGACGAACTTGTGGTGGACGATGAAGAGTTTGGTCTGGAAGGTGGAATCCGATCCCAATCCCGTTCCTCCAATCCGAATAACGTCAAACCTTCTTCCGTTCAGTCGACCCGGAAGAGATCCGTACCCGATTCAGATTCAAAGATCCAATTCACTCTTGAACATGCTTTCGGTGATTCCGACTTCTCCCCTGCCGGCACCTTCACTGCTCGCCTCAAATCTTCTTCCCATGGCTCCCAG ACGCAAACACTGACAAAGCTTCGCTTCTCCAGAAATGCTTTTACTGGAACAGAGAAGGAGGATTTCAAA AAACTCTTGAAAGGTGATGACTTTTACAGAATAAGAGTACCATCCAATGTATTGAACCTTCCTGGCAGAGAATACGTTGTTTCCTCGGTGAAAGCA GACGGTGTGAATATTTTGGCTGTTAATTATGGTTCCCCTGGTGCATGCCAGTACCCTCGTCAATTGAAGTTT CCTGCGAAATGGTCCTTTAACTCGCATACAGTCCTAAAACCTACTGAGCAGGCACCCAG AACACCTGTATTTTCAGAAGCTGTTATTGGTGGAGAGAATGTAGAGGGCGAAGAAGTGCAGCCTCCAGAGAGATCTTTCTGGGCTAAATAT TGGATGTATTTGATCCCTCTCGGACTCATTGTTATGAACGCCATGACCCAAGCTATGAATATGGCTGAAGAACAGACTAGTGGACAAGCAGGGGCTCAAGGACAACAAGCAATTGGTGCTCAACGTGCTCAAAGTACTGTGGTACGAAAAAGATGA
- the LOC132615384 gene encoding uncharacterized protein LOC132615384 isoform X1 → MRTKSIVAAGFFLLLLILTASHGFQSDELVVDDEEFGLEGGIRSQSRSSNPNNVKPSSVQSTRKRSVPDSDSKIQFTLEHAFGDSDFSPAGTFTARLKSSSHGSQTQTLTKLRFSRNAFTGTEKEDFKKLLKGDDFYRIRVPSNVLNLPGREYVVSSVKARCLPRDGLEEHFVIHMDGVNILAVNYGSPGACQYPRQLKFPAKWSFNSHTVLKPTEQAPRTPVFSEAVIGGENVEGEEVQPPERSFWAKYWMYLIPLGLIVMNAMTQAMNMAEEQTSGQAGAQGQQAIGAQRAQSTVVRKR, encoded by the exons ATGAGAACCAAATCTATAGTTGCAGCGGGTTTCTTCCTGCTGCTGTTGATCCTTACGGCGTCGCATGGCTTCCAATCTGACGAACTTGTGGTGGACGATGAAGAGTTTGGTCTGGAAGGTGGAATCCGATCCCAATCCCGTTCCTCCAATCCGAATAACGTCAAACCTTCTTCCGTTCAGTCGACCCGGAAGAGATCCGTACCCGATTCAGATTCAAAGATCCAATTCACTCTTGAACATGCTTTCGGTGATTCCGACTTCTCCCCTGCCGGCACCTTCACTGCTCGCCTCAAATCTTCTTCCCATGGCTCCCAG ACGCAAACACTGACAAAGCTTCGCTTCTCCAGAAATGCTTTTACTGGAACAGAGAAGGAGGATTTCAAA AAACTCTTGAAAGGTGATGACTTTTACAGAATAAGAGTACCATCCAATGTATTGAACCTTCCTGGCAGAGAATACGTTGTTTCCTCGGTGAAAGCA AGGTGTCTTCCTCGGGATGGTTTGGAGGAGCACTTTGTCATACATATG GACGGTGTGAATATTTTGGCTGTTAATTATGGTTCCCCTGGTGCATGCCAGTACCCTCGTCAATTGAAGTTT CCTGCGAAATGGTCCTTTAACTCGCATACAGTCCTAAAACCTACTGAGCAGGCACCCAG AACACCTGTATTTTCAGAAGCTGTTATTGGTGGAGAGAATGTAGAGGGCGAAGAAGTGCAGCCTCCAGAGAGATCTTTCTGGGCTAAATAT TGGATGTATTTGATCCCTCTCGGACTCATTGTTATGAACGCCATGACCCAAGCTATGAATATGGCTGAAGAACAGACTAGTGGACAAGCAGGGGCTCAAGGACAACAAGCAATTGGTGCTCAACGTGCTCAAAGTACTGTGGTACGAAAAAGATGA